From Toxotes jaculatrix isolate fToxJac2 chromosome 7, fToxJac2.pri, whole genome shotgun sequence:
CCTTGAAGCACTTACCTGTCGCTGTAGACTGAGCGCTCATACACCTGGACAGGTGTTCCCTCTGAGCTGAGCAGGCGAGCTGGGGGAGGCTGCAGTTGAGTTCTTAGTCGGCTCATACACGAATGCGTCTGGAACGTGTACGACCAGCGCTGGGGGTCCTCATACATCATCTGCAGCAGGTTGCTTACTGTCGTCTCGGGGGACGTGTCTGTCCCCTGTGAAGCACACGGGCAGAGATGGTCAGCTTCgctttctttgatttttcttccaaaaaattTACAGAGGTCAAGAAATTTGTGCACCTTTGAGGTCTCACTCTGAATGTTCTGCCACTTGCTGACAGGCTCCGCCATCACTTCCCAGTCTAAACAGGCTGTCTGTAAGAGTCTTGCAAATGTCGACTTTCCAACAGCTGATATTTAAGAGCACATAAAACAAGGATCTTACAAACTAACAGCACTTGCAATAACAATACAACAATAGGTATACAGTCAAGCCCCAAAACAGATTGTAGTGTTTGATCTTTTGTTACATGTACAAGTTTGAATGAGTCATGATCTTACCTATGTTGCCTTCGATAGAAACTCTCTTCACTCGATCTTTTCCATCTAGAGCTGAAGCTTTACTTGACAGACACCTCGAACAAAAAACGTTCATCTTGTCTGCCTTACTAGCCATGGTACTCATGTTAGTTGCTGTCtgtgttatgtttgtgtgtccaggtgTCTTCCACTGTGGAGGAGGCGCATTGTATTCAAATCTCAAGAGCTGTACCAAACcggtttgtttttgtaatttggaaAAACGACTGAACGGGACGCTTCGATACAGAGCAGACATCACGACAGACATCAGGTACAATAACACAGGAACTGTCACATTTATCTGAAAGTCACTTGGTGCTTGCTAATGCGGGTGAGCAGTTATGAAATTTGACATTACCGTAGAGTTAACCTCATGGTAGCTAGCTAGCTCATCCTCTCCATGATGTAACAGGCACATTCGTTAGGTATAATCAATTTATAGCTAATTTTACAAACACTGCTACGTTTATAAATCGCGTTATATTAGTGGAGTCGATCCTGTAATGTTCACACTTTTGCGTTTTGCATATTTAGGGTTGGTCAGTAATATTACTGATGTAAGTTTATGGGACAATGTGCCTACACGCTACAAACAGTAGCAACAAAAATCACTTCCGGTACACATTCCGtactttcacaataaaagattTTTGACAAAACATGTTCTGTCTGTTCGAACCAGGATTGAACAGAAAATGGACGCCAAACGGAACATTAATACCTGCGTGATTTCACACGCTTAAGTGAAAAATATAATGACCAAGTTATGTGTAAATACATCATAGTTTGACGGCAGGTGGGCGTTTGATTGACACCCCGACTTTGGCCACACGATTTCCCCATGGATACCAGGTCACTTGTTTGTTGCTTCATTAAGTCTATACAGAAAATAAGATCTACAGTAGACAAAACCCTTAaatgatttttcattttcacagaatctgatgtctcattcttatttacgagagagagagatgaagaaactCACTATCTAATCTTCTAATATACATCACTAACATTATAAATCTTATGAAATTTAAGGTACTGCAGCAACCACACACATAATGTCTCCACTACATAATGTGGCTCCTGTGTTAAGTTGTCCTAAATTCAttgataaattaataaataagaCCACTTTTTACTTCCATGATTTTTCAAAATACTTTGGTGTGGGATTGCATTTAAGGATGTTCGTCATCACATAAGAagcattgttgtttttaccaTTTACAACCGTATTCGTTAACATTTAACCCAGCCATCAGAAGAAAAGTGTTAACAGCCGTGTCCGTTTGGACTCCAGTGGAAATGCGGGAGAGTTACAAGTGTCACTTTTTTCTCAACCATGTGACTTTGAAGACATTCAGAGTTTTATCTCAGGCTTTGATCCTGCACTTATGCCACTCATTCAAAGAACTTTTCAAACTGCTTGAGAATATCAGGGACTATTCTGGTCTGacattactgtatgtgtgacaaTGTCACTTAACATTCATAAAGCATAATGAAGGTTCTTTACATACATGCATTAAAAGTCTAATTACACCCAAATTGCatacttttttctttgattcatattttgtttgaaacaaaaacacaagcttcCAGAtactctttatttaaaaagcccAATCATTACAAGCTCAATCTTTACAATTTACATACAAATATTCACAGCAAAGTTTGTTCAGTTAGGTCTAAATTACACTTTTATTCAAGCTTCAAACCTACTTGAAATGCAAAAATTCTTTGAAAGCATTATGACCACTTATTCAGAGATTCACAGACGATTTAGGTGTAATCACTGGCTTAACAACAAAGGACAGAAGAAAACATTGAACTTTTTTGATTCTCATCACTCTCAGTAGCTTGTATTTTTGATGGTGATCTTTTGAGCCGCTTCAATCTTGAAATCATTGATACCTGAAGGAGCAAACAGgcaagaattaaataaaaaggatgCTCTTTTAGCGAGTTACAGTGTAATATATGTTATGTGCGTGTCCTCACCCTGAGTGAGTGCAGTGCCATCAGAGGAGAGGTGCCAGTATCTGCGGTCACTTTGTCTGGCCTGTTCTCCATTCACCACACTTAGGAAAGGTCCCCACAGGCTGGACTCCTTCTCAAACCTGCCACACAGAATCAGATAATACTCAGTGTATACAGTGATATAGGActtaaaaaaaagctaaaaattgATGTGCATAAAGGCACATTATATGCACTCACGTGAAGCCAACTTTTTCCCCACTGAGAAGTTCAAGGGCCTCCAACAGAGAGCTGCCCTTTGGCACATCAACAGAGTAAACAACAGATGCCCCACTGGAtgtcaccacctccaccatcacAGTTACTGTGGTCTCGCTTGGTAAAACAACCTCAGGATCTATGGGCTGCAGCACCAGAGTGTCTGGAGGAAGGCATCagccattacaaaaaaaaatgtaccacaGTGACCACAGAGGGTAGAAATAGTGGTGCACATACCATCCTCACTGAGACACTCTTTGCTTTTAACTGTCAGGTAGGATTTCTGCTGGAGAGCTGGAAGGATCTGAGATATGGCCATGGGGTTGTGGTATGTGTTGCTTCTGGCGTCGGTCCTCATGGCCTCCATTGAGGCAGCACACTCTGCAACCTGGCTTCCCATTGCCAATAAGGCCTTGAAtgcaacaaataaatacattgaAGCTGCAAAGAGTTTGTTCTACAAGGTGAAAGAGACAAAGGGAGTTGAacaaaaaataaggaaaaagaTCTTTACCTGAACTGCAAGGCCTGTGCTGAACTCATTACCAATATGGCCATCGGCcctgcgagaggccaaaagctTCTGCTTGATCTTACTAAGGGCTGTGTCCAGCTCCGCAGCATTCTGCACATGAGAACCAGAGTCCTTCACACACTGGAGTGCCATCCCAGCCATAGCATAGGTATCTAGGGAGAGAAAGTAGGATTAAATATGCATATTATATGCAGACAGAGTTTAATTTGAAGCATGAGAACCTGAGGTGTTACCAAGGAAAAAGGTTACTAGATTCCTGTCACATATAAACCTGCTATGTTTATTGCTTTCCCACCCTGAGCCTTAATTCTGGCAAATGTCTGTGGGTTGACCTGCTAGAAAAAATTCATCTCAGGCAACTTTATGGAATTTACCTGTCTGAAATATGATGGTAAATTTAATGCAACAAAACAGCACTGATTTTATCTGTCATAATAGCTCACTCCATCATGGCTATGAGATTTGAGATGCATCCCTGCCTGCATACTACCggcacgtttttttttcttttttgttaacagctaaaagaaaacatttaggCAGGGTTTCACTCACCGGTACTCTCAGTGTCTCCATGTTTGAAGTGTTCGTGATCCACTGCCTTGATGAGTTTGTTGCTGACATGGTTGTTGACCCTGATGCCACTCGCACAAAGAGCGAGCACACCCAGAGAGTACTGGTAATAGTTGGTCAAAGGGCGGTGGCTGACTGCGTAAAGGagagatgaaataaaagaaaccaAATTATATTAAAACATAACTTCCCTGTGATGGTCAAGAAATTTTAAAGTGCTTTATTTTCAGcaaattttatttcagtttggatagAATTAGTCAGTAGATGGTCTAATGACTAATTCCATCAAAACtaatataaaaatgtgtcactgtagAGTTGGTAGAGTACGAGAATCTAAAATTTAACTGAAACATACTCAGGAGACATCACAGGTATAAAGCTAATTTACAGCCGTTATGAAATAGCCTGAACAATAATAATTCCTAACTGGCTTTTCGTTTTGTTGAGATTTTACTCACATTTTGTAGAATTTCCCTTTTGAGGAACTATCCGCAGTTTTGTAGCTTAATGATAAGCTATATGGTGAAAAGTTTTTATGACAATCACTTGCCtccaaaaggtcaaaggaaACTTACAGGCAAtatgctctttttctttttccatctgctTCTTCAGGTGTGTCAGCAGCGTCTCACTCGTTTCACTGACAGTGAAGGTGACAGTGTTGAGGTCGTAGCAGGAGGACTTCAAAGCCAGAGTGTACAGCGCCAGAAGTCCAG
This genomic window contains:
- the LOC121184252 gene encoding deoxyguanosine kinase, mitochondrial-like; amino-acid sequence: MSVVMSALYRSVPFSRFSKLQKQTGLVQLLRFEYNAPPPQWKTPGHTNITQTATNMSTMASKADKMNVFCSRCLSSKASALDGKDRVKRVSIEGNIAVGKSTFARLLQTACLDWEVMAEPVSKWQNIQSETSKGTDTSPETTVSNLLQMMYEDPQRWSYTFQTHSCMSRLRTQLQPPPARLLSSEGTPVQVYERSVYSDRYIFALNMFELGCINSTEWAVYQDWHSLLVEQFGHQVALEGIIYLRAPPEKCMERLEHRGRSEEKEVKLDYLEKLHVQHEKWLVEKSTEIHFEKLKQLPVLQLDASVEFQSDPEVREQFITKVKNFFNAL
- the tcn2 gene encoding transcobalamin-2: MLSSVIILCLLAFASSKPCDTEGSNNELLLSLNRDLLRSLERQEGLPNPSVHLALRLSNHHNLVKESEHLIKLKTNLHNDLQNSLSNSQPVAGLLALYTLALKSSCYDLNTVTFTVSETSETLLTHLKKQMEKEKEHIAFSHRPLTNYYQYSLGVLALCASGIRVNNHVSNKLIKAVDHEHFKHGDTESTDTYAMAGMALQCVKDSGSHVQNAAELDTALSKIKQKLLASRRADGHIGNEFSTGLAVQALLAMGSQVAECAASMEAMRTDARSNTYHNPMAISQILPALQQKSYLTVKSKECLSEDDTLVLQPIDPEVVLPSETTVTVMVEVVTSSGASVVYSVDVPKGSSLLEALELLSGEKVGFTFEKESSLWGPFLSVVNGEQARQSDRRYWHLSSDGTALTQGINDFKIEAAQKITIKNTSY